The genomic DNA TGAcctgaatatctatctatctatctatctatctgaaattAGAGCTAAAATCCAGCAAATTAGCAGTTTGCAATACAATAGAACCCTCTTTCAAGCACAGTAACAAAATAATGCTCAGATTTTGGAAAGTGGATTGGGCTGGGAACTTTTTAAATCACTACAAAGAGCTTCATTTCTAAAAACTGGAAGAACTTAGCAGACCGGAATGCTCAGCAGCCATGGAGAGGAGATCTCCTTTCTCCCTGCCACCCTTCAGCAGTTTGTTTGAAGGACTGCAGAAATGGTGAGGGAGTGGGTTGGGCTCTCTTTATGCTTAACATGACAACCACTGCCATTGTGTTTCAGATGGCATCACAGGGTGGAACCTGTGCCTTTTGGATCGGGATATTTCCCCAtttttggaaaagttttttttaaataatcgaCTATTTTACCATTCTGTGTATGGTGCTGGTTGTAAGATACTTCCTTAGTTCATAAAGTCCAATTTGACTAAGTCTCTAATTGTGCAGTGAAGGTAGCATTCTGTGGTCCTGAGGACATATGGTTGATCTCAGTTCTATTTGGTGCTGAGAAAGCAATCCCAACCATGGTTGTGTGTGTAGTAGAGCAGGTTAAAACATTACTACACCCACCTCAGAGAATGCAATAGTGTGTGTGGGGATTATACATGTGAGGTCTTCAACCCATTTCCCTCTAGTTCAAGGGGAGGCACATACAGCACTCCAGAagctgttgggctgcaactcacatcagccctagccagcatgaccaatcaATGttgagggatcatgggagttgcagtccaataacatctggagggccacagttgcccaacACTGCTCTAGGAAAATGGCACAGAGATGGCAGGATTCAGGTAGCCTCTGTGAATGTTTAGGTTTTCATCTTACTAAACAAACTGCACCTTGCAACACTCCTTGTACTGCCTAAAGACAGAATTTCATCATTAGTGGACTATAGTTACTGTTTGGTCTAATGTTCCCTTTTAAACTATGAGTCCCAGAGCTCCCAAAGGAGCATAGCAACTGGCTatggtggctggaggattctgagggttgaaaccttaaaaaaaaaatttctaaGATATTGCTAAAGAACACAACTGTATCCCAGTATTATTTGTGTGAGTGCCTGCAAGCAAATGTTCAATAGACTAGTACCTAATACTAGTAAAAACACCTCAGGTAAATGCCACAAAAACTTGGTGAAATCACTAGAAAATGTTGTGTCGCATTCTAAATGAAACAAGAAAATCAGCTCCCTGTGGCTGCAGAATAGCAGGGCATGTTACAAATGTTGGTGCTGATGAGTTTTTCATGCTCCATCTAATCGTCTGTCAACAGATTCCCCTTTCAGCCATGCAGTCTATCTCACTGAGGCCATGCCTTCTGGAAGGGGTCAGTATTAATCTGAAAGGTGAGCAAACACCAGTGGCGCCTGTTATCCTTATGCCTTCCATGATGAATATTTCAACCTAGGCTAATACTTTCTAAATTATCACtgttagagagaaagagataagGAGAGGAGCTCAGGTTTCCGCTGGAGACACAAATTTGGCTATTAtagagaatgcttgcccatcTTGTATGACACTTTTCAAGGAAAGGCAAATAACAGCCTTTCAGGAACTAATGGACTGCAACTCATGAGCCTGAGGCAGCCTGGGTAATCAAtggtgaggaatcctgggaattgcagtccaacaacatttggagtgtCACAGTTGCCCAACCCTGCCTTAGGGAGATGGCATGGAGACATTAAAATTCATCTGGCTTCTCTGTATGTATAGCAGCATGATGGCTACAAGTGTTTGTGGAAGAGAGCTGTTGTGCTGATCCCTACACCATCTCTCCCCATCTGTACCCATGTCATGGTTGCATGACCTGGAAGTCAGGAGCAGGTCTTTAGAATTCTCTACTGTCCAAAGATGTCTGCTTACCATGAGATGGGTATTACAGGTAGCTAGGCTGCTAGATACTACATGTcacacaaagaaggacaaggttCTGTGGAATGGACTGTATTAGAGTTGTGGTGGTGATTCTGTTCTTTATGTGTCTGCTAGTGAGGAATTTGGCCTTCAAATGCATCTAAACTTGATCATCCTGTTGTTTAGGGAGTTTGTAGGGACAGGAGAGGGTTTTTCCCCCAACCTTTTACATTTTTGAACAAATACACAAACTGAAATTCAGTTATCCTTCAAAATTTGCACTTCTTCCCAAAGTTTGCAATGGAGTTCTCCAAAAATATGTGTACAAAATTGCACATGTTAAGTATTTATAAAACAATTTATATTTGAGAAAGCAGCATTTAAAATGCTCTACAGGAACAATTATTTCAAAAAGTATATAAAGCAGTGCTGCACACAGAAATGAAGGTATTAGGAGAAAGGTGAGTAacaatgcatatatatttttcatgcaaacctttttttaaattaaaaaacaaccctCCAGATTCAGTATACATTGAACCAAAGATTGGATGGGAAACTAGGATTGCATCTACactcagaattaatgcagtttggcaacacttttactgccatggctcaatgctgtggaattctaggatctgtagttttgtgagatatttagctttctctttcagagagctctggtgctacaacaaactacagattccaggattccataagatggagccatgacaattaaagcagtgtcaaactgcattaattctgcaacagCCTAAATCCATAGGTGGATTTCCTCAGTATGATTAGTAACATCATTTTCATACATTTTCCTCTAGTCACCAGACTGTGAATCTGTCTGCCATGTCTAAAATTTGATGTCTGAAGGAATCAAAATCACTTCTACTCAACTCCTAAAGATGCTTTGAGATCACCATGCAAGCACCCATGGTGGTCTTCTGAGAAAGTAAGAAGAATCTGTCAAGGTCCCATTCCAGTTCTTCACGTTTTGCCACTAGGCATCTCTGAATGCTTGAGTGAAAAGTTACAAAGAAACTGACAGAGGATGAAATACTCAGTCTATAGAAATATATGTTTACTCTAGGTATGTTTTATCTTGCCTGTTGGTCTATCAAATGTTGGTCTAGCAAATGTTTACTCTAGGTATGCCTTATCTTGCCTGTTGGTCTATCAAGCTGTGTGAATGTCATGGTGGCTGCATGGGGATCGAAGCTTGTCAGACCTGAAACGTTATGGAGCAGAAACATTAACAATGGTCTTAAAGTCATTATTTTGTAGTGTAACTGACCACAGCAAGGAAAGAAttccctcttttatttttatttcagtctaCTTGACATTAAGGGCATTTCCAGATGAAGAATCTGTCATATTGTTCACCAGAAGGTACTATTCTATCTTTTTCCTCTTGAGGGAAAAAGACAACTGCGGGAAAACAAAGGAGGTTAGGAGTGGCAGATGACAATCATAGGAAGCTCTTATAAAAAGTCACCGAATAAGGAtgacaatgacatagtaaaaggCATATTTAGACCTAATGTTGGTATGATTTTTGTCAAAGTAAGGCACCATAGAGGAAACATTAGTGACACAACTGAACCAAATCACAAAGGTAGGACATTTTAGGTGCTagtataaacatttaaaaattaattatatgaCAAATGACTCAAACATCACAATCTGTGCTTAGCACTGAGGCTGAACACAGATTCATAACTGATTTACTTATGCATTTGATTTAGATCTGCAGAAGCACTCAACATTAATGCTTGGCACTGAGATGGAAGTTTGATTGATTTTTTTGATTTGATTTCAATGCCACTTTTATTCCTGAACTTCAATACAAGCATAAGTACAGGTAAAAATACAATGGGCTGAATGGTATGGGTCAGAATACATCTAATGAATCAGCTGTTGAATAGTGGGCAAATCCCACTGGTTGAGTGGTTCTGTCCTCTTTGGGACTAGCTGGTCAGATTTAGGCCATTAACAAAACAGAGGTAAACAACTTGTAATACTTAAAAACACAATTGGTCCTACAAAAACCCATTCCCAGAAGCTGCTATTTGCCCCTTGAAAGAACATGCCTTTAGTGTTCATAGCAGATTTTCTCTGCTATGAGGGTGGTTGGGTGGTGGCCTATCTCTGCCCTCCAAATCAGATTTTTGGAGGCATATAGGGAGTTGCACTGGGGATGAAAGAGAACCCCTCATTCAATTTTGTATGACTGGGCACACGGCAATTCACTCTCTGTAGACTggttgtagtgttttgagtgctgaGCTAGACTTTCAGAGGACCAGAGCCTGAAGCCTTGCtttgccatagaaactcactggatgaactTAGATTATTTTAggcagaagtggttttgccattacttttaataactaaataaataaatgaatgaacaaataaatcaTCACAAAGTCTTTGTAACAAGACAATATGCTATAATGTTTAGACATCAGTGCTTTTCCCTTCGTTTCCCTTTTGCTTTTGTAATCCAAACCTTGATTCTGAAGGCACTGAACAAAAACAAAGACTCTGACAGAAATCTGGCAACCCTCAGGAAAACAAAGAATAAATTGGAAAGGGGACATAAAATCAAAAGAGGTGTGTTGTAAGTAACTACAGAGCAAGGGGCTCCACGCTTTAATCAAACCTCCCTTTATGAATGGCTAACATCTCTCCACTTGTGCAGCTCCTTTAATTGGAATGGAGCTAATAAAGACAAGATGACAGCATAACCATCTCCTATAAAAGGAATATTAGCCAATTGCAGGAGACAAAGAGAAGTTTCTAACAAGGGAACTGCAACAGCCAATTGCTGCTTAACAAAGAATGCCAAAGTAAGCTAAATTCTCAAGccattttctggaaattttatttataaaagccCAACAACAGAACCGAAGTGGCTTTACACAATATGAGCATGATCAACCTTTCTTTTTCATTACTAAAGTCTTCAGGATCCACTGATGAGATCTGAAATTGTCAAATCTTATACTACCTTTGAAGCTCACTTATCCTGTATTTTAAACGGTGTGTATTCGtattcagacatggaaacccactaggtgaccctgggcatgtcacactcctAGCCTTAGAAAAAAAGTAATGACAATCcttcactgaataaatcttgccaagaaaataggatggggttgccataggccAGAgctgacctgaaagcacacaacaacaaatattttaaattgtgtagTAACAAAGATTCTGGGCACTCGATTTGGTAAACTGCCATCCATGTCAGGATGCTTCCATATGTTATGGACTTCAAAATCTATGGTCAAAACATAATGCCTAAACCAGCTCTAAATCAGTTTTAAGTTGGCACCAAATGGAGATGTTCAACTTGCATTGGCTGGGAGATACAAAGCCCGTTCTTCCGACTTCTGTCTCTTCATCAGCATTCATAAGAAAAATGAGCATTTCTGCACTATTAGTCCAAATACACTTTTGATTGCTAGATTCCAATATGTTTATTTGGAGATGAGATCcattctatccaggaagaatccTCAAATGTCCCtcattttgagtatgactaagaatcatagagttgaaagagactgcaaaggccatccagtccaaccccattctgccatgcaggaactctcaatcaaagcacccccaacagatggccatccagcatgtgtttaaagacctcctaaaaggagactccaccactctctgagggaagaAGGCATGTATGTTCATCAGAAATATATGGTTGAGTAAAATACATAGCTGTCTATGAGCATAATGAGCTGTTTtggcttttctttggccatggcctacattttccttgaatgtcccaCATGTTACACAgtgccttctccttctttgtggtgagaacatctggtcaccctgtcagCATGATGTAGCAGTTCGAGTGTTGacctacgactctagagaccagggtttgattcctagcttggccatggaaacccattgggtgattttggtcaagtcacactctctcagcctcaggggagtgATCTcatagcccctttgagactaactgaaagagagaagttggcagcaggagcttttgcagacttcagtctacttcctcagatgcatctgggaCTCCCTCAAATGCATCTggagaagtagactgaagtctctaaaagctcatgctgccaacttctttctttcagttagtctcaaaggggctatgagatctctccacatactgattctacagactaacaaggctacatctttgaattcagcctcaggggaaggccatggcaacccctctctgaacaaacctggccaagaaaaccccatgagagattCACtgccttaggactttatcacatggggaaaatcggggaTTTAAACAGTGAAAATCCAGTGAAAATTAGGcagttttcacacacatcataATTAAAGAGCCATtttcccaggaataaacaggcaataaacagcaacaaatcatccaCAGGATTAGAGTTGCCTGAAGTTGGAtacaaaagcacacaacaataacaacaacaacaacaagaaatcacagaatggagtttatcacacgaaggagattgggagtttatcctgtgaatatcttggaaaaattgtgtaactatgtgaaatgatttcacacgatgtcgcacaaaacccaccgtTAAAGTGGTCAGAAAGAAGCATTCACgcgcacctttttacttttgggattttagcaacaatgcatttctgatatcactttattgcGTGTGGTAATCATTGgtacaattacttgccatttccgcttcatttgtgggatgcttcaAATGCACTTTAACCTCTCTTTcatgccgaaatcagccccatcgagttggaagggaccccaagggccatccagtccaatctcattttgccatgcaggaacacataataataataataataataataataatataatataatttatttatagcctgcctctccccgaaggattgaggcgggtaactgTCACAAAATATAACAGTAACATTAATTAAACATAtttccctaacacacacacacccgattAAAACGACAACATTGTAAAACACATCACATTAGTAAATGAATcaaagtatacacacacacacacacacacggggggggggggggagatggccatccagcctgttaaCAAAGAACAAAGAGAATCGCCTTGGCTTTTtgggctgctgcatcacactgtgggCTCAACCCCAAATCTGGTCTCTCtttgaagaggagaggaagggaagggggcggGTAACTTTGGGGCCCCTCCTtctgggggggagggaaggaggtccCAAGGAGTGGAGAGAAGAGAGGCATGCCATGCCAGTCTGTGCGCAGAGCAGATTGCAAAGGAGCCATGGCCAAGGCGGGTCCCTGTGCTgcccctgctgctgcctccttcctGCTCCCTTCTTCAGCCAGGCTTTTCCTGGGCCCTGCTGCCTCTGCCTTGGCTCTCCCTCGGCGTCCCAAGTGTGCCAGGTGCAGGAACCACGGCGTCCTCTCGGCGCTGAAGGGCCACAAGAGGCTCTGCAGATGGAGGGACTGCCCTTGCCCCAATTGCGCCCTCATCGCCCAGAGGCAGCGCGTCATGGCTGCCCAGGTGGCCCTCcgcaggcagcagcagcagcagcagcagggccaaGAGGAGCAGCCACAGCCAGCAGCAGCACCCCCCGCTTGCCACAGCTGCTGCCCGGAGCTCCAACCAGGTGGGaatggggctgggggggggggggggggggctttacgCCAGGGTTTAGCcaggctgtgtgccttcaagtcactggcAAGAAAAGGCTGCTGCCAGTAAGCTTCTCTTTTCATCCAAAGCAGTGCTTCCCCCAAACTGTAtgtcctttaagggattttggacttcagcccccagaagcctcagccaggtTGGCTAATAGTCTGGGATGGTGGGGGCTGGAGTCCAAAAgcccttcaagagcacagttttggGGGAGCACTGGATTCTGAagtgtctatgaaagctcatgctgcccacttctttctttcagccacAGTGCtcctccaaactgtgctctttaagggattttggacttcagctcccagaatcccagactattggccaacatgactgaggcttctgggagctgaagtccaaaatctcttgaaggacacaatttggggaccactggaagATCTTTCTGCTGATTCCACATATTAACATGactagctatgtctttgaattagaTTATGATGCTTGTATATTGTATGATGATGTTGCTTGCCACTGTCTGAAATGTACTACAAGCACCATGTGTAATGTACTAAAAGTACCATGAGCTTTATAAGTAGGAAGAATGTTCCTTATAAGAAAAATGTGCCTAGACGAGGCAATGTCTGTACCGGCAACAGGCCTCAACTACCTGTGAAAGGCATTGTACATAGACTGCAAATTTGTATGTTATACGACGAACATCTAAAGGGAGTGCACAACTGCAAAAATTAATTGATTGCTATATATAATTAACTGCAAAGCTGCATGCATATTCTGCCCATagcattgttgtgtgccttcaagtcatttccttcaAATCGCTGCCAAGTTAATACTGCAGCAGAAAGATCTTGTAttccctttgagactaactgaacgaaagaagttggcaacatgagctttcctagacccgaacctacttcctcagaggtgTAAAGAGATAAGTCTCTTTATGGTATGCAgccccaaaagcatctgaggaagtagactgaagtctctgaaaactcatgctgccaacttctatctgtcagttagtctcaaaggggctacaagatctctctacatactgattctacagacttaacaaggctgtatctttgaattctaacaaaGTAATACTGTTGTTGGTATGCTTCTTTCTTCATGTAAAGTGTTGTAAGAGATAATCTCCTGTCCGTATAAtttttgtatgcctttaagtcatttctgacttatggcgaccctaaggtggacttatcatgtggttttcttggcaagtttcttcagagagggtttgccatgaccagcctctgtggctgagagactgtgacttgcctaaggtcacccagtgtgttttacATGCCCAAGAGGGGATTTGAGCCCTTCTCTCCAGAActagagtccaacactcacatcacTACATTAGGTTGCCTCTCTTTATGGTATGGCATGTATTTCCTATGGATAGCACTCTTTGTGCATGTATTTTAAGTTGTGCATGCATTAATGTTGTGTTAAACCCTGCTTGCAGTACCATTTAGCATcacggagaccctaaggtgaacctgtcctggggttttcttggcaaggttagtttagagggggtttgccatggccagccTCTTTGAGGCTGTGACTCACCCAAtgttccccagtgggtttccatggccaagtggggattcaaacccagcactcaaaccgttacaccatgctgtctctaccATGGTTATCATACTGTGATTTTTTTCTTAGACATACTAGGATGGATATAGTGtagcaaagtggtttgagtgttggacaacaactctggagaccagggtttgattccccgcttggccatgaaacccaccttgggcaaggcacactctctcagcctcctcaggagaatgcaagggcaaacctcctctgagcaaatattgccaagaaaaccccatcctCCGGGTGacgtaagttggaaactacttgaaagcacacaacaacaacactgagggTAGATGCCAGATGGGTGAGGAGggacccaaacaaacaaacaaaaaaggaatgcCCATATCACGCACCCCAAAATTCAGCCCTTTTGCTGAATTTGTGTCAAAGCTCTGGGAAGGATTGAGCTTCAAGGctgtgatcctggaaccaaggaGGTACCAAGTTCATTGGGACgtggatatttttttttgggggggggtgttgccctGTGATTCCATTCAGTTCGGATCCTAACTGATCCTGGTGATGGCATCTCTATCACTGCAGACAGGCATAAGGGACATTTCTATTTGATCGTGTCGGGTACAGAACTCTTTACTCTTTAGTTTCTGGGAATCACAGGccgaaaaattaacttttcctagCTCTACTGCAAAATAACAGCAAGCTCCAAGCATGTCTAgttgaatcattttttaaaaaagaaatcatttaaAGGATAATGATGTGTAAAAAAGTGTAAGCAACCCAAACATTACATCTAGCAGGCATGCTATTTTTGTAGGTGGTTTGTTTTGTTATGTGACCTCAAGTCTATTCCAGTGTATAGCGACTGTATCCTGAGATAGTCTTGAcacaatttattcagaggaggtttgccattgccttcctctgagactgagagtgtgtcacccagtgagtttccatggtcaagaggGGAGttgagccctggtctctagaatcttagtccagtgctgaaaccaccaCACTATGTTGCCTCTCTTTATGGTATGCAGCCCCGATGTAGGATCATAACAATGTCTTTAAATGTGTttcctatggcctgttacagactgccaaaataaagctgcttcgggtctctttggaggtatgctatttaaatgatgcatgggtcctaaaagtccggaggttgcgccaaagccacactccattcctaagcactggagtgcagctttggtgcagcttctggattcttcggatgcatgcatcatttaaacagcatacctccaaagagacccaaagcagctttattttggcagtctgtaacaggcctatgtgtggTAAGCTTTGCACATGTATTTTAAGTTGTGTCAAAGACCCCCTCAGTACCAGTCagtattatggcaaccctaatgtgaacctatcatggggttttcttgtggCAAGAGTTACTCAagggaggtttgccgttgccttccactgaggctgagagaatgtgacttgcccagggtcacctagtgggtttctgccAGTTAGTGAAGATTCAGgcccctggtctccaaagtctttgttcaacactcaaacctgtCTCTGTAGGTGATTCTGCCATGCAAATTCCACTGATGGGACAGGAGGAGAATTTGACCTTTTGAGTCTTAACAGAGAGATAAATTGTGATTTAGGGTGTCATCTGAGGAATGACTGGAGAAGCTAGGGTTCATTTGCTTGAATCTCTGTTATCCCACATGACAGTTTTTGCCATGGACATGTGCCAGCCTTGAAACTATAACAATAGTAGAGATGGGGACTACTCCTCAGACAGAGAATAAATTGTAGGCAAAATTGACTGAACTGTTTTTGTGTGAGCTCAGTTAATTAAAGAAGGGTATGCATTGGATTGACTCCTAATACTGTGAAAGGGATATGAGCTGTCTTGCAGAGCTGCTGCAAGATGAATGGTGGGGTGTTAATTTAAAGAACAGCATTATCCATTCTTCACATGTTTTCCATCCTGATCACAGAAGCACATTTTGGTGTCACCTACTCCCACACCTATGTATCTAGCATCACAGTCTTTTGCTGTGAAACATAACACATTAAGTTGAAGATATTATAACAGTTCAGATGTGTGTTGAATATTGAGCCCTTAGGTTCTTATTTCAGGAGGGTAGTAATGCCTGATATCATAGGCACTGTGATTGGCAATCCTGTGTGTGTTGACTTTTTATGACCCCATGTGTCACCAAATCGTGTGTGTTTGttcacttatgatgaccccatgattTTTGTAGGAGTTTCGTAGGAGGTATCCAGGATACTAAACCTAGTGAGGGGATAGCATTGAGAAGCTTGGGCAGCTCCattaaaatttagactaaaacTTAGAATGGGTTCACCAGACCACTGATATCAGAGTCCCCAGTCTCTACAAAGTACAAATAAGAAATAGttgtgtacaggttgagtcttccttatcctccttattctgaaatattccaaaaaccaaaacttttttcaatgGTGGTTGAAGTAGtgatgcctttgcatactgatgaaCATAAACTTTGCTTCatatgcaaaattatttaaaatattgtataaaattaccttctggctatgtgtctaaggtgtatatgaaatataaacaaattttgtgtttaaactcgGGTAGTTTCTCCTGGATATCTTATCATTggaatacaggtattccaaaatccaaaagaatctGGAATCCCAAACCTTTCTGGTCCCagccatttcagataagggagactcaacctgtattctctTTTCTGCTCCAATTTTCTATATTGTGTACAGGTACATCTATGAATGCAGAGGGTCCTGTGTGATTGTGAGCATGAGATAAACATTGTTTGCTTGTTATCAACTCAGATATTTGACTACATGCTtcatctttcttcctcctccccacagaaGAAAAGATTCAGAAGTCTGACTTCAACTGCAATGAAACAGGCAGTTCTGTAGCCCATGTGCCCATATCTTCTCTGAGGTCCTCTCCTGAAACTTCTGGAGGCCATAGAGAGAAGCCACCTGGCATACAGATTCTAGATGAAGAGGCAATGGTTCATCCTTCAGGACCTGATGAGTCTTTAGGAGGAACAGACAGTTCAACATCTCTAACGTCTTCAGACATGGAATCAGGAAATGAAAGTGAATGCCCCAAGGACTTGGCTACCTTTCCTGTCAgtgtttctgctgctcctgctACTGGTGCTTCGAGAAGGAGAGATCCACTTGACATCCTTATCAAGGTCTTTCCCAATCACAAGCAGAGTAGATTAGCAAAAGTTCTGCAGTTCTGCAGAGGAGACATAGTCCAAGCTATAGAGCAGATACTGAATGTGAATGAAAAGGAACAAGGACTTAGAGAGCATGGGATCTCACCTTTGCCTGAATGTTGTGCTTTCCAGCGATCCTCTGATTTTAACCTCTTAGGAGTGCATGCCAAAGCACCTGGCAGTAAATCAGCATTTGCTCCTCTTCAAACTGGTCTGCCTTCTTTGGGGGGAGAGGTGAATTTTTATGGTCTAAGTCCTAGACTGGGAATCAGACCTCTGAGATTGGCATACTCCCCTCCAGGAAGAGCTGTCCCTGGATTGATGTCTCCCTACCTAAGGACTGGCCTCTTCCCTGCTTTGCCTTTTCACCCAGCTGTGGACTATTCCTTCTCAGGAGTGATCAAAGATGCATCCTATTTCCCCAATAAAGACATGATAGTCAGTAGTAAGATTTATACCAGattaaatgaacaaaacaaatagCAGCCTAATCACATCTTTAGTTTTGTAGTACTTATTCCAGTTATTGAGGTGTGCTGACATTACTGTTGAAAGATACTATCTTCTTGTAAAGAACT from Sceloporus undulatus isolate JIND9_A2432 ecotype Alabama chromosome 2, SceUnd_v1.1, whole genome shotgun sequence includes the following:
- the DMRTA1 gene encoding doublesex- and mab-3-related transcription factor A1; its protein translation is MAKAGPCAAPAAASFLLPSSARLFLGPAASALALPRRPKCARCRNHGVLSALKGHKRLCRWRDCPCPNCALIAQRQRVMAAQVALRRQQQQQQQGQEEQPQPAAAPPACHSCCPELQPEEKIQKSDFNCNETGSSVAHVPISSLRSSPETSGGHREKPPGIQILDEEAMVHPSGPDESLGGTDSSTSLTSSDMESGNESECPKDLATFPVSVSAAPATGASRRRDPLDILIKVFPNHKQSRLAKVLQFCRGDIVQAIEQILNVNEKEQGLREHGISPLPECCAFQRSSDFNLLGVHAKAPGSKSAFAPLQTGLPSLGGEVNFYGLSPRLGIRPLRLAYSPPGRAVPGLMSPYLRTGLFPALPFHPAVDYSFSGVIKDASYFPNKDMIVSSKIYTRLNEQNK